Proteins encoded by one window of Lates calcarifer isolate ASB-BC8 linkage group LG5, TLL_Latcal_v3, whole genome shotgun sequence:
- the LOC108880821 gene encoding ectonucleoside triphosphate diphosphohydrolase 7, whose product MARITFSCLPASWYCSVSLLSLGCAPRQRLLLLLLLFITSVLFFLGTYQRQLWGPQRQPGAHVNKYLSIAESMEATDVLNPALNYGIVVDCGSSGSRVFVYYWPPHNGNPHTLLDIRQMKDHDHKPVVKKIKPGISTLAKTPTKASDYLHPLLSFAAAHVPKNKHKETPLYILCTAGMRLLPESQQAAILEDLVTDVPLEFDFLFSSSHAEVISGKQEGVYAWIGINFVLGRFDHADEEDATVEVTTGSQNQRPISRRRTVGIMDMGGASLQIAYEVPSAITFNSPQEEEAGKSVLAEFNLGCDVEHTQHVYRVYVTTFLGFGGNMARQRYEDQLVNKTLSKNRFLTTQTGLSEDKPYLDPCLPLGLSDTVVRDNRTLYLRGQGDWARCQEAVQPFLGLHNGTMSPGGVYQAPINFSNSEFYGFSEFYYCMEDVLRIGGQYNSEKYSRAATDYCSTKWSTLKQRLDNQLFAQQADISRLKYQCFKSAWMYEVLHSGFRFPTDYPSLRTAQLVYDKEVQWTLGAILFKTRFLPLRDLQQETLRQSHSSWLRPSFVYNHHLFSLCILVVVLAILLYILRLRRIHQRELRQAEALDLLWVEEGEALLP is encoded by the exons ATGGCAAG GATCACTTTTTCCTGCCTGCCGGCCTCTTGGTACTGCAGCGTGTCCCTGCTGTCTCTGGGCTGTGCTCCCagacagaggctgctgctgctgctgctgctcttcatcaCCTCCGTTCTCTTCTTCCTTGGGACCTACCAGAGGCAGCTGTGGGGCCCCCAGCGACAGCCAGGGGCCCATGTCAACAA GTACCTCTCCATCGCAGAGTCCATGGAGGCCACTGATGTCCTCAACCCTGCACTGAATTATGGCATCGTGGTGGACTGTGGCAGCAGCGGCTCTCGGGTCTTTGTGTACTACTGGCCCCCCCACAACGGGAACCCCCACACCCTGCTGGACATCCGACAGATGAAGGACCACGACCACAAACCTGTCGTCAAGAAGATCAAACCTG GTATCTCCACTCTGGCGAAGACGCCAACAAAGGCCAGCGACTACCTCCACCCTCTGCTCAGCTTCGCCGCCGCTCACGTCCCAAAGAATAAACACAAGGAGACGCCGCTCTACATCCTCTGTACTGCTGGCATGAGGCTGCTGCCAGAGAG CCAGCAGGCGGCTATCTTGGAAGACCTGGTGACTGATGTTCCCCTGGAGtttgatttcctgttttccAGTTCACATGCTGAGGTCATCTCTGGGAAACAGGAGG GCGTGTATGCATGGATTGGCATTAACTTTGTTCTGGGTCGCTTTGATCACGCTGATGAGG AGGACGCCACAGTCGAAGTGACAACTGGGTCTCAGAACCAACGGCCAATCAGCAGGCGGCGCACAGTGGGCATCATGGATATGGGTGGTGCTTCACTGCAGATTGCCTACGAGGTGCCCAGTGCCATCACCTTCAACTCACCACAAGAG gAGGAGGCCGGGAAGAGTGTTCTCGCAGAGTTTAACCTGGGCTGTGATGTTGAGCACACGCAGCACGTGTACAGAGTCTACGTCACCACGTTCCTCGGCTTCGGAGGAAACATGGCCAGGCAGCGCTACGAGGATCAGCTGGTCAACAAGACACTCAGCAAGAACAg GTTTCTTACGACACAGACAGGCCTGAGTGAGGACAAACCATACTTGGACCCGTGTCTGCCGCTCGGCCTGTCAGACACAGTCGTCAGGGACAACCGCACCTTGTATCTGAGGGGTCAGGGGGACTGGGCTCGATGTCAGGAGGCTGTACAACCCTTCCTCGGCCTCCACAACGGCACCATGTCCCCAGGGGGAGTTTATCAG gctCCCATCAACTTCAGCAACAGCGAGTTCTATGGCTTTTCAGAGTTTTATTACTGTATGGAGGATGTGTTGAGGATAGGAGGACAGTACAACAGCGAGAAATATTCCCGAGCTGCTACG GACTACTGCTCCACCAAGTGGTCAACCCTGAAACAGCGTCTGGACAACCAGCTTTTCGCTCAGCAGGCCGACATTAGCAGACTCAA GTATCAGTGCTTCAAATCAGCCTGGATGTACGAGGTGTTGCACTCTGGTTTCCGTTTCCCCACTGACTACCCGAGTCTGAGAACAGCCCAGCTGGTTTATGACAAGGAGGTCCAGTGGACTCTGGGAGCCATCCTTTTCAAAACCCGCTTCCTGCCTCTCAG GGACCTGCAGCAGGAAACGTTGCGGCAGAGCCACTCCAGCTGGCTGCGCCCCTCCTTCGTCTACAACCACCACCTGTTCTCGCTCTGCATCCTGGTGGTGGTGCTGGCCATCCTGCTCTACATCCTGCGCCTACGGAGGATCCACCAGCGGGAGCTGCGGCAGGCCGAGGCCTTGGACCTCctgtgggtggaggagggagaggccCTCCTCCCCTGA
- the LOC108880823 gene encoding CREB3 regulatory factor isoform X1, with translation MPQPGMNGMEPAFGEAYGGHRGLLSPYPLAMSPQGGRTEYDQSVLLMLGSPASPRKRPFELLSDLVDDGGFGEDLHPERWDVSALDEMARYTKLGLGVGGELLACSEEAVLMGRWGRSREEQEEEEEEERRRRNRHTAGPPVTQEVQATAAGREEGRISVATTTERELCVAGRAAGGGQDGGMLRERTVEVYQVAQEEEEVVAAAAAAAGLALEHCSEEHNYSLSQGGELGTGPGPQTEEVRVGETQQEVRAREESQAKTELDLEDEDEEQEEEEEEEEDEEEEEEEEGEEGTEETAVEAELSSSSETECEVEAEPARQPGERPSKRRCFWEYRRARESATKKKLGGDVHWSLSWSSSTLPSTLYRREGKKGRRKARKTDASDLTPNPQKLHNIGEQLQKLNAAIDGMGPVNDLPAVARARSRKEKNKLASRACRLKKKAQHEANKIKLWGLNQEYENLLGALLRIKEVIRRRVESSEEEDTDERGMTQRLEDILRESSGPLVAGRTKDFVQRILAASQNQRKEPPQEGDETAG, from the exons ATGCCTCAG ccgGGTATGAATGGGATGGAGCCTGCGTTTGGCGAGGCCTACGGGGGACACAGGGGTCTGCTGAGCCCCTACCCTCTGGCCATGTCGCCACAAGGGGGCAGGACCGAGTACGACCAG AGCGTGCTCCTCATGCTGGGCTCCCCGGCATCGCCAAGGAAACGGCCCTTTGAGTTGCTAAGCGACCTGGTGGATGACGGTGGCTTCGGCGAGGACCTCCACCCGGAGCGCTGGGACGTGTCCGCGCTGGACGAGATGGCTCGCTACACCAAGCTGGGCCTCGGGGTGGGAGGGGAGCTGCTGGCCTGCTCCGAGGAGGCCGTCCTGATGGGCCGCTGGGGGAGGAGCcgggaggagcaggaggaggaagaggaggaggagaggaggaggaggaacagacaCACGGCAGGGCCTCCCGTCACCCAGGAAGTCCAGGCCACCgctgcagggagggaggaggggcgTATATCTGTTGCCACGACAACAGAGAGGGAGTTGTGTGTTGCAGGAAGAGCGGCGGGAGGAGGACAGGATGGGGGGATGCTGAGGGAGCGTACGGTGGAGGTGTATCAGGTGgcacaggaggaagaggaagtggttgcggcagcggcggcggcggcaggtTTGGCTCTGGAGCACTGCAGCGAGGAGCACAACTACTCCCTGAGCCAGGGAGGGGAGCTGGGAacaggtcctggtcctcagacAGAGGAGGTGCGAGTTGGGGAGACGCAGCAGGAGGTGCGGGCCAGGGAGGAGAGCCAGGCCAAGACTGAGCTAGATCTGGAGGACGAGGAcgaagagcaggaggaagaggaggaggaggaggaagacgaagaggaggaggaggaggaagaaggagaggagggaacgGAGGAGACGGCGGTGGAGGCCGAACTCTCCAGCTCCTCAGAAACTGAATGTG AGGTGGAGGCAGAGCCAGCGAGGCAGCCAGGTGAACGTCCATCAAAGCGCCGATGCTTCTGGGAGTACAGACGCGCCCGGGAGTCAGCCACAAAGAAGAAGCTGGGCGGAGACGTCCACTGGTCTCTGTCCTGGAGCTCCAGCACTCTGCCCAGCACACTGTACCGCAGAGAGG GCAAAAAAGGGCGCCGCAAAGCCCGCAAGACGGACGCCAGCGACCTGACACCAAACCCACAGAAGCTCCACAACATCGGGGAGCAGCTGCAGAAGCTCAACGCTGCCATCGACGGCATGGGTCCTGTCAACGACCTACCTGCCGTGGCCCGAGCCCGGTCTCGTAAGGAGAAGAACAAGCTAGCCTCCAG GGCCTGCCGACTGAAGAAGAAGGCTCAGCATGAAGCCAACAAGATCAAGCTGTGGGGGCTCAACCAGGAGTATG AGAACCTGCTGGGAGCTTTACTGCGGATCAAGGAGGTGATCAGACGACGAGTGGAGAGCAGCGAGGAAGAGGACACAGATGAACGGGGGATGACCCAGCGCCTGGAAGACATCCTCCGAGAGTCCAGTG GTCCTTTAGTTGCCGGGCGGACCAAAGACTTTGTGCAGAGGATTTTGGCGGCCAGTCAGAACCAGCGCAAAGAGCCCCCGCAGGAAGGAGACGAGACAGCGGGGTAA
- the LOC108880823 gene encoding CREB3 regulatory factor isoform X2, whose protein sequence is MPQPGMNGMEPAFGEAYGGHRGLLSPYPLAMSPQGGRTEYDQSVLLMLGSPASPRKRPFELLSDLVDDGGFGEDLHPERWDVSALDEMARYTKLGLGVGGELLACSEEAVLMGRWGRSREEQEEEEEEERRRRNRHTAGPPVTQEVQATAAGREEGRISVATTTERELCVAGRAAGGGQDGGMLRERTVEVYQVAQEEEEVVAAAAAAAGLALEHCSEEHNYSLSQGGELGTGPGPQTEEVRVGETQQEVRAREESQAKTELDLEDEDEEQEEEEEEEEDEEEEEEEEGEEGTEETAVEAELSSSSETECEVEAEPARQPGERPSKRRCFWEYRRARESATKKKLGGDVHWSLSWSSSTLPSTLYRREGKKGRRKARKTDASDLTPNPQKLHNIGEQLQKLNAAIDGMGPVNDLPAVARARSRKEKNKLASRACRLKKKAQHEANKIKLWGLNQEYENLLGALLRIKEVIRRRVESSEEEDTDERGMTQRLEDILRESSGLSLKDPT, encoded by the exons ATGCCTCAG ccgGGTATGAATGGGATGGAGCCTGCGTTTGGCGAGGCCTACGGGGGACACAGGGGTCTGCTGAGCCCCTACCCTCTGGCCATGTCGCCACAAGGGGGCAGGACCGAGTACGACCAG AGCGTGCTCCTCATGCTGGGCTCCCCGGCATCGCCAAGGAAACGGCCCTTTGAGTTGCTAAGCGACCTGGTGGATGACGGTGGCTTCGGCGAGGACCTCCACCCGGAGCGCTGGGACGTGTCCGCGCTGGACGAGATGGCTCGCTACACCAAGCTGGGCCTCGGGGTGGGAGGGGAGCTGCTGGCCTGCTCCGAGGAGGCCGTCCTGATGGGCCGCTGGGGGAGGAGCcgggaggagcaggaggaggaagaggaggaggagaggaggaggaggaacagacaCACGGCAGGGCCTCCCGTCACCCAGGAAGTCCAGGCCACCgctgcagggagggaggaggggcgTATATCTGTTGCCACGACAACAGAGAGGGAGTTGTGTGTTGCAGGAAGAGCGGCGGGAGGAGGACAGGATGGGGGGATGCTGAGGGAGCGTACGGTGGAGGTGTATCAGGTGgcacaggaggaagaggaagtggttgcggcagcggcggcggcggcaggtTTGGCTCTGGAGCACTGCAGCGAGGAGCACAACTACTCCCTGAGCCAGGGAGGGGAGCTGGGAacaggtcctggtcctcagacAGAGGAGGTGCGAGTTGGGGAGACGCAGCAGGAGGTGCGGGCCAGGGAGGAGAGCCAGGCCAAGACTGAGCTAGATCTGGAGGACGAGGAcgaagagcaggaggaagaggaggaggaggaggaagacgaagaggaggaggaggaggaagaaggagaggagggaacgGAGGAGACGGCGGTGGAGGCCGAACTCTCCAGCTCCTCAGAAACTGAATGTG AGGTGGAGGCAGAGCCAGCGAGGCAGCCAGGTGAACGTCCATCAAAGCGCCGATGCTTCTGGGAGTACAGACGCGCCCGGGAGTCAGCCACAAAGAAGAAGCTGGGCGGAGACGTCCACTGGTCTCTGTCCTGGAGCTCCAGCACTCTGCCCAGCACACTGTACCGCAGAGAGG GCAAAAAAGGGCGCCGCAAAGCCCGCAAGACGGACGCCAGCGACCTGACACCAAACCCACAGAAGCTCCACAACATCGGGGAGCAGCTGCAGAAGCTCAACGCTGCCATCGACGGCATGGGTCCTGTCAACGACCTACCTGCCGTGGCCCGAGCCCGGTCTCGTAAGGAGAAGAACAAGCTAGCCTCCAG GGCCTGCCGACTGAAGAAGAAGGCTCAGCATGAAGCCAACAAGATCAAGCTGTGGGGGCTCAACCAGGAGTATG AGAACCTGCTGGGAGCTTTACTGCGGATCAAGGAGGTGATCAGACGACGAGTGGAGAGCAGCGAGGAAGAGGACACAGATGAACGGGGGATGACCCAGCGCCTGGAAGACATCCTCCGAGAGTCCAGTG gtTTGTCTTTAAAAGATCCAACATGA